The following are from one region of the Leptolyngbya sp. 'hensonii' genome:
- the xseB gene encoding exodeoxyribonuclease VII small subunit encodes MTDSLAATDPLNPDQDDIGFTSASYRSSLDWNYEATVAEIEAIITRIESGELELAEVFDQFSRAVDRLQQCETFLADRQKRMDLLIETLTDEIDL; translated from the coding sequence ATGACAGATTCTCTGGCAGCCACTGACCCTCTCAACCCTGATCAGGATGACATTGGCTTCACCTCAGCCTCCTACAGGTCATCTCTGGACTGGAATTACGAAGCGACGGTCGCTGAAATTGAAGCGATCATTACCCGGATTGAATCAGGAGAACTGGAACTAGCAGAAGTGTTTGACCAGTTTTCCAGGGCCGTCGATCGGCTCCAGCAATGTGAAACTTTCCTTGCCGATCGGCAAAAACGCATGGATTTGTTGATTGAAACCTTGACCGATGAGATTGACCTTTAA
- the recA gene encoding recombinase RecA translates to MAPKHTDNLEKNSSEKQNPEKQKALNLVLSQIERNFGKGTIMRLGDASRMRVETIPSGALTLDLALGGGLPKGRVIEIYGPESSGKTTVALHALAEVQKAGGVAAFVDAEHALDPTYSAALGVDIDNLLVSQPDTGEAALEIVDQLVRSAAIDIIVIDSVAALVPRAEIEGEMGDAHVGLQARLMSQALRKITGNIGKSGCTVIFLNQLRQKIGVSYGNPETTTGGNALKFYASVRLDIRRIQTLKKGTEEYGIRAKVKVAKNKVAPPFRIAEFDIIFGKGISTLGCLVDMAEETGVLTRKGAWYSYSGDNISQGRDNAIKYLEENPEFAKTLEQQVRQKLEMGAVVSANSVVPIEEEDEDPYLEDEM, encoded by the coding sequence ATGGCACCCAAGCATACAGACAATCTTGAAAAAAATAGTTCTGAAAAGCAGAACCCAGAAAAGCAAAAAGCGCTAAACCTGGTACTGAGTCAGATTGAGCGGAATTTTGGTAAGGGAACAATTATGCGATTGGGAGATGCCAGTCGCATGCGGGTAGAGACCATTCCCTCCGGAGCTTTAACCCTGGATCTGGCTTTGGGAGGAGGTCTACCCAAAGGCCGGGTCATTGAAATCTACGGCCCAGAGAGTTCTGGTAAAACAACAGTGGCGTTGCATGCGCTGGCAGAAGTGCAGAAAGCCGGTGGCGTGGCTGCCTTTGTGGATGCAGAGCATGCCCTTGACCCAACCTACTCTGCGGCGTTGGGAGTTGATATTGATAACTTGCTGGTGTCCCAGCCGGATACAGGCGAAGCTGCGTTGGAAATCGTAGACCAACTGGTGCGGTCGGCGGCGATCGATATCATTGTGATTGACTCTGTGGCTGCTCTGGTGCCCCGGGCTGAAATCGAAGGGGAAATGGGGGATGCCCATGTGGGTCTGCAGGCTCGATTGATGAGTCAGGCCCTGCGAAAGATCACGGGCAATATCGGTAAGTCCGGCTGTACAGTGATTTTCCTGAACCAGCTCCGGCAGAAAATTGGGGTTTCCTATGGCAATCCCGAAACGACGACGGGGGGCAATGCTCTAAAGTTCTATGCTTCGGTGCGGCTGGATATCCGCCGTATTCAGACCCTGAAGAAAGGAACCGAAGAATATGGGATTCGGGCGAAGGTCAAAGTGGCCAAGAACAAAGTTGCGCCACCTTTCCGCATTGCCGAATTTGACATCATTTTTGGCAAGGGAATTTCTACTCTGGGTTGCCTGGTAGATATGGCCGAGGAAACGGGTGTACTAACTCGTAAGGGAGCCTGGTACAGCTACTCTGGGGATAACATCAGCCAGGGCCGGGATAACGCAATTAAGTATCTGGAAGAAAATCCGGAGTTTGCGAAGACGCTCGAACAGCAGGTGCGCCAGAAGCTGGAAATGGGGGCAGTGGTCTCGGCGAATTCAGTGGTCCCGATCGAAGAGGAGGATGAAGATCCCTATCTGGAAGATGAGATGTAG
- the xseA gene encoding exodeoxyribonuclease VII large subunit produces MSSPFPNLLVPDTALSVGSLTTYIQTVLEQDDRLQQIWVIGEVSSATQYRSGLFFTLQDPDIKASINCVVWNSQLHKLATLPVQGAQLILLGRIHLHPQRGQYQLIIWQALPAGEGLRALRYRQLRDRLEIEGLFDPARKRPIPSHPQTIAVVTSPQAAAWGDIQRTLKRRYSGLHVLLSPALVQGEQAPASIVTAIRRVEQDGRAEALILARGGGATEDMACFNDERVVRAVATCSIPVIAGIGHQRDESLADLAADICAHTPTAAAEQSVPLLADLYLEHRNRVAWLQDASSHYLNMLRTHEQRLRDRLQRLHPERQLQREMQFMRWQRQRLLRATTQHLRQADQHCQMLKQKLATLDPQAVLRRGYAVVRQTDGTIARSSQTLHLNEELLVQLGQGQIKVKVTDMMNLDASTNADVNLP; encoded by the coding sequence ATGTCTTCCCCTTTTCCCAATCTTCTGGTTCCCGATACAGCACTCTCTGTTGGTAGTCTAACCACTTACATCCAAACAGTTCTGGAGCAGGACGATCGACTGCAGCAGATTTGGGTCATCGGTGAAGTTTCCAGTGCCACCCAATATCGCAGTGGATTGTTCTTTACCCTGCAAGATCCCGATATTAAAGCTTCGATCAACTGTGTCGTCTGGAACAGCCAGCTCCATAAGTTAGCCACCTTACCGGTTCAGGGGGCCCAGCTCATTTTGCTGGGTCGCATTCATCTGCATCCCCAACGGGGACAATACCAGCTCATCATCTGGCAGGCTCTCCCGGCAGGTGAAGGGTTGAGAGCCTTGCGCTATCGACAGTTGCGCGATCGTCTGGAGATAGAAGGGCTGTTTGATCCGGCTCGTAAACGACCGATCCCCTCACACCCCCAGACCATTGCCGTAGTAACCTCCCCCCAAGCGGCAGCCTGGGGAGACATCCAGCGCACCCTTAAACGTCGCTACTCAGGTCTGCATGTCTTGCTCTCCCCAGCATTGGTCCAGGGAGAACAGGCTCCCGCCTCGATCGTCACCGCAATTCGAAGGGTGGAACAAGATGGAAGAGCAGAAGCCCTGATTCTGGCCCGAGGTGGGGGGGCAACCGAAGACATGGCCTGCTTTAATGACGAACGGGTAGTCCGGGCTGTCGCCACCTGTAGCATCCCCGTGATCGCAGGTATTGGCCACCAGCGAGACGAATCCCTCGCCGATCTGGCTGCCGATATTTGTGCCCATACCCCCACGGCAGCAGCGGAGCAGAGTGTGCCCCTGCTGGCCGATCTCTACCTGGAACACCGCAATCGGGTGGCTTGGTTGCAGGATGCATCCAGCCATTATCTCAACATGTTACGGACTCATGAGCAACGGTTGCGCGATCGGCTGCAACGCCTGCATCCAGAACGACAGTTGCAACGGGAGATGCAGTTCATGCGCTGGCAGCGGCAGCGGCTGTTGCGGGCCACCACCCAACATCTCCGACAAGCCGACCAGCACTGTCAGATGCTCAAGCAGAAGCTAGCGACTCTGGACCCTCAGGCTGTTTTGCGGCGGGGCTATGCTGTTGTTCGTCAGACCGATGGCACGATCGCCCGATCGTCCCAGACGCTTCATTTAAATGAAGAGTTGCTCGTCCAACTGGGCCAGGGGCAGATTAAAGTCAAAGTAACCGATATGATGAATTTGGATGCTAGTACAAACGCTGATGTGAACCTCCCATGA